One Drosophila kikkawai strain 14028-0561.14 chromosome 3L, DkikHiC1v2, whole genome shotgun sequence genomic window carries:
- the LOC108085824 gene encoding uncharacterized protein — MNSPKGSCERQSELARWRNLFWDEPPHKMAKMSQKKPIQGQQVVREKELQTESSRNADFERWKQLHQLRFLMYEEQRKYNLRCGSSGGASIWKILSMAQKELEDKLQLDKIRGNCQRFPSPMSLMVEQREHGGGEKSVLEPLRSFLCGCPETDSDEECDPRESSTNVISKAKGNRSNRKSYKLCAKESQIIGYCPLCGKRHLRLPPPF; from the coding sequence ATGAATAGTCCTAAGGGGAGCTGTGAAAGACAAAGTGAGTTGGCCAGGTGGCGAAATCTTTTCTGGGATGAACCTCCTCATAAGATGGCCAAGATGTCACAAAAGAAGCCCATTCAAGGGCAGCAGGTCGTCAGggagaaggagctgcagaCGGAGTCTTCTCGAAACGCGGACTTCGAGCGCTGGAAGCAGCTCCATCAGCTGCGGTTTTTGATGTACGAAGAGCAGCGGAAGTACAACCTACGCTGTGGATCCTCCGGTGGAGCCTCCATCTGGAAGATCCTTTCAATGGCCCAAAAGGAGCTGGAGGATAAACTGCAACTGGACAAGATTCGGGGTAACTGCCAAAGGTTTCCCTCACCCATGAGCCTGATGGTGGAGCAACGGGAGCATGGTGGTGGCGAGAAGTCTGTACTAGAACCTCTGAGGTCCTTCCTGTGTGGCTGCCCAGAAACAGACAGCGATGAGGAATGCGATCCGAGGGAAAGTTCCACGAATGTGATCTCCAAGGCAAAGGGAAATCGCAGCAACCGGAAATCTTACAAACTCTGCGCTAAGGAGTCGCAAATTATTGGCTATTGTCCTCTGTGCGGCAAAAGGCACCTTCGTTTGCCACCGCCCTTCTGA